Proteins found in one Hypericibacter terrae genomic segment:
- a CDS encoding peptidoglycan -binding protein, which produces MALARSQRRPFEPWPAYVDVLSTLLMVVIFVLMVFVIAQFFLSDALSGRNKALEQMSQQLSQLSDLLAMERQTTADLRLNLAEISTQLQTSVQDRDQLAQQLASVIGERDALKSGGAQADEKLADAYKTIEADKQKIEALLGDIAALQSLRDDLMKKLDAGQAESEQKLSDAQKLTDDQQREIEIMNRQLTALRQQLARLAVALDASEANAQQQNIQIADLGKKLNVALAGKVEELARYRSEFFGKLREVLGDRPDVRIVGDRFVFQSEVLFDSGSAELGDPGREQLAKFAATLLDITAKIPTDIDWVLRVDGHTDKRPISNPQFASNWELSTARAIAVVKFMISQGVPPERLVAAGYGEFQPLDNGDTDEALARNRRIELKLDQR; this is translated from the coding sequence ATGGCCCTCGCCCGCAGCCAAAGGCGACCCTTCGAGCCCTGGCCGGCCTATGTGGACGTCCTCAGCACGCTGCTGATGGTCGTCATCTTCGTGCTGATGGTCTTCGTCATCGCGCAGTTCTTCCTGTCGGATGCGCTCTCGGGCCGGAACAAGGCGCTCGAGCAGATGAGCCAGCAGCTCTCCCAGCTCTCCGACCTGCTGGCGATGGAGCGGCAGACCACGGCCGACCTCCGCCTCAACCTGGCCGAGATTTCGACCCAGCTCCAGACCTCTGTCCAGGACCGCGATCAGCTGGCCCAACAATTGGCCTCGGTCATCGGCGAGCGCGATGCACTCAAGAGCGGCGGCGCGCAGGCGGACGAGAAGCTTGCCGACGCCTACAAGACGATCGAGGCCGACAAGCAGAAGATCGAAGCCCTGCTGGGCGACATCGCGGCGCTGCAGAGCCTGCGCGACGATCTGATGAAGAAGCTCGACGCGGGCCAGGCCGAGAGCGAGCAGAAGCTCTCCGACGCGCAGAAGCTGACCGACGACCAGCAGCGCGAGATCGAGATCATGAACCGGCAGCTGACGGCGCTGCGCCAGCAGCTCGCCCGCCTCGCGGTGGCGCTCGACGCCTCGGAAGCCAACGCACAGCAGCAGAACATCCAGATTGCCGATCTCGGCAAGAAGCTCAATGTGGCGCTCGCCGGCAAGGTCGAGGAGCTGGCGCGCTACCGCTCCGAGTTCTTCGGCAAGCTGCGCGAGGTGCTGGGCGACCGGCCGGACGTGCGCATCGTCGGCGACCGCTTCGTGTTCCAGTCGGAGGTGCTGTTCGACAGCGGCTCGGCCGAGCTCGGCGACCCGGGCCGCGAACAGCTCGCCAAGTTCGCGGCGACGCTGCTCGACATCACCGCGAAGATCCCGACCGACATCGACTGGGTGCTGCGCGTCGACGGCCATACGGACAAGCGCCCGATCAGCAATCCGCAGTTCGCCTCGAACTGGGAGCTCTCGACCGCGCGCGCCATCGCCGTGGTGAAGTTCATGATCTCGCAGGGCGTCCCGCCCGAACGCCTGGTCGCCGCCGGCTATGGCGAGTTCCAGCCGCTCGACAACGGCGACACCGACGAGGCGCTGGCCCGCAACCGCCGGATCGAGCTGAAGCTCGATCAGCGGTAG
- a CDS encoding ABC transporter transmembrane domain-containing protein: MSFQNSASTRARNAGRPGSRKLGTLWQLARFLKPYKLQLAAASVALTVGALTVLGLGQGLRGLIDSGFGTGNTALLDQAVVLMLGVTALLAVATYARYSLVSWVGERVVADVRRAVFDHVVTLSPTYFETTRAGEVLSRLTTDTTLLQVVVGSSVSVALRNGLMFLGGAAMLAVTSAKLTGLVFLVVPLVILPIVVFGRMVRRRSRATQDQIAAISAEANEVLQEIRIVQAFNHEDEDRKRFGTRVEATFQTALTYIRARAWLTALVIFLVFGAISIILWIGGHDVLAGRISAGQLSAFVFYAVVVAGSVGSISEVYGDLQRAAGAMERLSELLQAQSEIRAPANPVALPEPPRGTVAFENLRFFYSSRPDRPALDGVSFTVEKGETVALVGPSGAGKTTLFQLLLRFYDPQEGTIRLDGVDLRAADPAAVRARLGLVPQEAVIFSGSMRENIRYGRPTANDTEVEAAAEAAYVLEFARQLPQGLDTELGERGVRLSGGQRQRVAIARAILRDPAVLLLDEATSALDAESERRVQDALEKLMMRRTTLVIAHRLATVLKADRIVVLDQGRVVATGSHADLMRSDGLYKRLATLQFDQPLAVSAAAQAAQG, translated from the coding sequence ATGAGCTTCCAGAACAGCGCCAGCACCCGCGCCCGCAATGCGGGTCGTCCCGGCAGCCGCAAGCTCGGCACGCTGTGGCAGCTCGCGCGCTTCCTCAAGCCCTACAAGCTGCAGCTCGCGGCGGCGTCGGTGGCGTTGACCGTCGGCGCGCTCACGGTGCTGGGGTTGGGGCAGGGGTTGCGCGGCCTGATCGACAGCGGCTTCGGCACCGGCAATACGGCGCTGCTCGACCAGGCGGTGGTGCTGATGCTGGGCGTGACGGCGCTGCTCGCGGTCGCGACCTATGCGCGCTACTCGCTGGTCTCCTGGGTCGGCGAGCGCGTCGTGGCCGATGTCCGCCGCGCGGTGTTCGACCATGTGGTGACCTTGAGCCCGACCTATTTCGAGACCACGCGCGCGGGCGAGGTGCTGTCGCGGCTCACCACCGACACCACGCTGCTGCAGGTGGTGGTGGGGTCGTCGGTCTCGGTCGCGCTGCGCAACGGCCTCATGTTCCTCGGCGGGGCGGCGATGCTGGCCGTCACCAGCGCCAAGCTGACGGGGCTGGTCTTCCTGGTCGTGCCGCTGGTGATCCTGCCGATCGTCGTGTTCGGGCGCATGGTGCGCCGGCGTTCGCGCGCCACCCAGGACCAGATCGCCGCCATCAGCGCCGAGGCAAACGAGGTGCTGCAGGAGATCCGGATCGTCCAGGCCTTCAATCACGAGGACGAGGACCGCAAGCGCTTCGGGACCCGTGTCGAGGCCACCTTCCAGACGGCGCTCACCTATATCCGGGCACGCGCCTGGCTGACGGCGCTGGTGATTTTCCTCGTCTTCGGCGCCATCAGCATCATTCTCTGGATCGGCGGCCATGATGTGCTGGCGGGACGGATCAGTGCCGGCCAGCTCTCGGCCTTCGTGTTCTATGCCGTGGTGGTCGCAGGCTCGGTCGGCTCGATCAGCGAGGTCTATGGCGACCTGCAGCGCGCCGCCGGCGCGATGGAGCGGCTCTCCGAGCTGCTCCAGGCCCAGTCCGAGATCCGCGCGCCCGCGAACCCCGTGGCCCTGCCCGAACCGCCGCGCGGCACGGTCGCGTTCGAGAATCTGCGCTTCTTCTATTCGAGCCGGCCCGATCGCCCGGCGCTCGACGGCGTGAGCTTCACGGTCGAGAAGGGCGAGACCGTGGCGCTGGTGGGGCCCTCGGGCGCCGGCAAGACGACCTTGTTCCAGCTGCTGCTGCGCTTCTACGACCCGCAGGAGGGCACGATCCGCCTCGACGGCGTCGATCTGCGCGCGGCCGATCCGGCGGCGGTGCGGGCGCGGCTGGGGCTGGTGCCGCAGGAGGCGGTGATCTTCTCCGGCTCGATGCGCGAGAACATCCGCTACGGCCGGCCCACGGCGAACGACACCGAGGTCGAGGCGGCGGCCGAGGCGGCTTACGTGCTGGAGTTCGCGCGCCAGCTGCCGCAGGGCCTCGACACCGAGCTCGGCGAGCGCGGCGTGCGGCTCTCCGGCGGCCAGCGCCAGCGCGTCGCCATCGCGCGCGCGATCCTGCGCGATCCGGCGGTGCTGCTGCTCGACGAGGCGACCAGCGCGCTCGACGCCGAGAGCGAGCGGCGCGTGCAGGACGCGCTGGAAAAGCTCATGATGCGGCGCACGACGCTGGTCATCGCGCACCGCCTCGCCACCGTGCTCAAGGCCGACCGCATCGTGGTGCTGGACCAGGGCCGCGTCGTCGCCACCGGCAGCCACGCCGACCTGATGCGCTCGGACGGGCTTTACAAGCGCTTGGCGACCTTGCAGTTCGACCAGCCGCTCGCGGTCTCGGCAGCAGCGCAAGCGGCGCAGGGGTAG
- the cyaY gene encoding iron donor protein CyaY, with translation MPPMDETSFERAAEKTLQQLMAALEEALDDEAEVDLEGGILTVELEAGGTYLLNMHRPNRQIWLSSPKSGAWHFDADPAAPGHWRSTRGGERLHDLLARELGHDLAPR, from the coding sequence ATGCCGCCCATGGACGAGACCAGTTTCGAGCGCGCCGCCGAGAAGACGCTCCAGCAATTGATGGCGGCCCTGGAGGAGGCCCTCGACGACGAGGCCGAGGTCGATCTCGAAGGCGGCATCCTGACGGTCGAACTCGAAGCCGGGGGTACCTATCTCCTGAACATGCACCGCCCGAACCGGCAGATCTGGTTGTCCTCGCCCAAGAGCGGCGCCTGGCATTTCGATGCCGATCCGGCGGCCCCCGGGCATTGGCGGTCGACCCGCGGCGGCGAGCGGCTGCATGACCTGCTGGCGCGCGAGCTCGGCCACGACCTGGCGCCTCGCTGA
- the rpmE gene encoding 50S ribosomal protein L31, with amino-acid sequence MKKDIHPDYHEINIVMTDGTAYKTRSTYGKPGDTLRLDIDPKSHPAWTGVHRLMDSGGQLAKFKKRFSGIGLKNS; translated from the coding sequence ATGAAGAAAGACATTCATCCCGATTATCACGAGATCAACATCGTGATGACCGATGGGACCGCCTACAAGACCCGGTCGACCTACGGCAAGCCCGGCGACACGCTGCGGCTCGACATCGACCCGAAGTCGCACCCGGCCTGGACCGGCGTCCATCGCCTGATGGACAGCGGCGGCCAGCTCGCGAAGTTCAAGAAGCGCTTCTCCGGCATCGGCCTGAAGAACAGCTGA
- a CDS encoding DUF1465 family protein encodes MTNSPTPVAFFDRTYDEAMALIREARDYFAERQWQPASPSRAAVELVTSCESMRLTARLTQIIAWLLVQKAVHAGELSRDDATRPEHRLGGRSICEIEGPWSELGLPQRLQTLLERSLSLYHRIARLDDLAADMARAPAIPAARH; translated from the coding sequence ATGACGAACAGCCCGACCCCCGTCGCCTTCTTCGACCGCACCTATGACGAGGCGATGGCCCTCATCCGCGAAGCCCGCGATTATTTCGCCGAGCGCCAATGGCAGCCGGCGAGCCCGAGCCGCGCCGCGGTGGAACTGGTGACGAGCTGCGAATCCATGCGCCTCACCGCGCGCCTGACCCAGATCATCGCCTGGCTCCTGGTGCAGAAGGCGGTCCATGCCGGCGAGCTCAGCCGCGACGACGCGACCAGGCCCGAGCACCGGCTGGGCGGGCGCAGCATCTGCGAGATCGAGGGACCCTGGAGCGAACTGGGACTGCCGCAGCGGCTGCAGACGCTGCTCGAGCGCAGCCTCAGCCTCTATCACCGCATCGCGCGGCTCGACGATCTGGCCGCCGACATGGCGCGGGCACCTGCCATCCCCGCGGCGCGCCACTAG
- a CDS encoding Hsp20 family protein has protein sequence MRTFDFSPLYRSTVGFDSVTRLLESALRADEGQNSYPPYNIEKTGENAYRITMAVAGFSESDITITAQDNSLVVTGKIAKTEEEKKFLHRGIAGRAFERRFELAEHIRVSGASLVNGLLHVDLVKEVPEAKKPRTVKIETVAPKQATVLENQAA, from the coding sequence ATGCGTACCTTCGATTTTTCCCCGCTCTATCGTTCCACTGTCGGCTTCGACAGCGTGACCCGTCTGCTCGAATCGGCGCTGCGTGCCGATGAGGGCCAGAACAGCTACCCGCCCTACAACATCGAGAAAACCGGTGAGAACGCCTACCGCATCACCATGGCGGTGGCGGGCTTCAGCGAGAGCGACATCACCATCACGGCCCAGGACAACAGCCTGGTCGTGACCGGCAAGATCGCGAAGACCGAGGAGGAGAAGAAGTTCCTCCATCGCGGCATCGCCGGCCGGGCCTTCGAGCGGCGTTTCGAACTCGCGGAACATATCCGCGTCTCCGGCGCCAGCCTCGTCAACGGCCTGCTCCATGTCGATCTCGTGAAGGAAGTGCCGGAGGCGAAGAAGCCCCGCACCGTGAAGATCGAGACCGTCGCGCCGAAGCAGGCGACCGTGCTCGAGAACCAGGCGGCCTGA
- a CDS encoding alpha/beta fold hydrolase: MAIQFKVAGRKVEASTGGYEFDPAKPGLILIHGAGMDHSVWSTIARYFANHGRAVLVPDLPGHGGSEGPPLPSIPAMADWVLALADEARLTQLALAGHSMGALIALEAAGKAPDRVATLVLLGAAARMPVHPDLLAAARAGDHRAIDMIVSWAHGPVGSIGGQRAPGLWTLGGGVRVLERGPKGALANDLAACDAYQGAAVAAAKVRCPTLLVLGSDDRMTPIKAAIPLKEAMPQAKQIVLPETGHMMITERANETIAAMRTVIG; the protein is encoded by the coding sequence ATGGCAATCCAGTTCAAGGTGGCGGGCCGCAAGGTCGAGGCTTCGACCGGCGGCTACGAATTCGATCCCGCGAAGCCGGGCCTGATCCTCATCCACGGCGCCGGCATGGATCACAGCGTCTGGAGCACGATCGCGCGCTATTTCGCCAATCATGGCCGCGCCGTGCTGGTGCCCGATCTCCCGGGCCATGGCGGCAGCGAAGGCCCGCCGCTTCCCTCCATTCCCGCCATGGCCGACTGGGTGCTGGCGCTGGCGGACGAGGCGCGGCTCACCCAACTCGCGCTTGCCGGCCACAGCATGGGCGCGCTGATCGCACTGGAGGCCGCTGGCAAGGCGCCCGACCGCGTCGCCACACTGGTACTGCTGGGGGCCGCGGCGCGCATGCCGGTCCATCCCGACCTGCTGGCGGCCGCGCGCGCCGGCGATCATCGCGCCATCGACATGATCGTGTCCTGGGCCCATGGCCCGGTCGGCAGCATCGGCGGCCAGCGCGCACCGGGCCTCTGGACGCTCGGCGGCGGCGTGCGCGTGCTGGAACGCGGGCCCAAGGGCGCGCTCGCCAACGACCTCGCCGCCTGCGACGCCTATCAGGGCGCGGCCGTGGCGGCGGCCAAGGTGCGCTGCCCGACCTTGCTCGTGCTGGGCTCGGACGACCGCATGACGCCCATCAAGGCCGCGATCCCGCTGAAGGAGGCGATGCCGCAGGCCAAGCAGATCGTGCTGCCGGAGACCGGGCATATGATGATCACCGAGCGCGCGAACGAGACGATCGCGGCGATGCGGACGGTGATCGGGTAG
- a CDS encoding O-acetylhomoserine aminocarboxypropyltransferase: MADPKSLKFDSLSLHAGQRPDPVTGARAVPIYQTTSYVFENVDHAASLFNLEQTGHIYSRISNPTVAVLEERIAALEGGVGAVASASGHAAFVMAITTLMGSGGHIVASASLYGGSVNLLKLTLPRFGIETTFVKPRDIDGFRAAIRPETRLVFGETIGNPGLELLDLEKVADIAHAAGLPLLIDSTFSTPYLNRPFEHGVDLLLHSATKWLGGHGLAIGGLLVDSGKFDWEKSGKFPTLTEPYAGYHGVDFAEEFGPAAFILRARLEGLRDFGASMSPANAFYILQGIETLPLRMARHVSNAEKVVAALKANPAVAWINYPGLPDHPDHALAMRLFPKGAGSMVSFGVKGGREAGRRFIEALNLASHLANVGDAKTLILHPASTTHRQMDAEALQKAGVGEDMIRLSVGLEDPEDIVADIAQALRASQKG, from the coding sequence ATGGCCGATCCGAAATCGCTCAAGTTCGACAGCCTCAGCCTGCATGCGGGCCAGCGGCCCGATCCCGTCACCGGCGCGCGCGCCGTGCCGATCTATCAGACGACCTCCTATGTGTTCGAGAATGTCGATCACGCGGCGTCGCTGTTCAATCTCGAGCAGACCGGCCACATCTATTCACGCATCTCCAACCCGACGGTGGCCGTGCTCGAGGAGCGCATCGCGGCGCTCGAGGGCGGTGTCGGTGCGGTCGCGTCCGCGAGCGGCCATGCGGCCTTCGTGATGGCGATCACCACGCTCATGGGATCGGGTGGCCATATCGTCGCCTCGGCCTCGCTCTATGGCGGCAGCGTCAATCTGCTGAAGCTCACGCTGCCGCGCTTCGGCATCGAGACCACCTTCGTGAAACCGCGGGACATCGACGGCTTCCGCGCCGCGATCCGGCCCGAGACGCGGCTCGTCTTCGGCGAGACCATCGGCAATCCCGGCCTCGAGCTGCTCGATCTCGAGAAGGTCGCCGACATCGCGCATGCGGCGGGCCTGCCGCTGCTGATCGATTCCACCTTCTCGACGCCCTATCTCAACCGCCCGTTCGAGCATGGGGTCGATCTGCTGCTGCATTCGGCGACCAAATGGCTGGGCGGCCACGGCCTCGCGATCGGCGGCCTCCTGGTCGACAGCGGCAAGTTCGACTGGGAGAAGTCGGGCAAGTTCCCGACCCTGACCGAGCCCTATGCGGGCTATCACGGCGTCGATTTCGCCGAGGAGTTCGGGCCGGCGGCCTTCATCCTGCGCGCCCGGCTCGAGGGCTTGCGCGATTTCGGCGCCTCGATGAGCCCCGCCAACGCCTTCTATATCCTGCAGGGCATCGAGACCCTGCCGCTGCGCATGGCGCGCCATGTCTCGAATGCCGAAAAGGTGGTGGCGGCGCTGAAGGCCAATCCGGCCGTCGCCTGGATCAATTATCCGGGGCTGCCCGATCATCCGGACCACGCGCTCGCCATGCGGCTCTTCCCGAAAGGGGCGGGCTCGATGGTCAGCTTCGGCGTCAAGGGCGGGCGCGAGGCCGGCCGGCGCTTCATCGAGGCGCTCAACCTCGCCTCGCATCTCGCCAATGTCGGCGATGCCAAGACCCTCATCCTGCATCCGGCCTCGACCACCCATCGCCAGATGGATGCCGAAGCCTTGCAGAAGGCCGGCGTCGGCGAAGACATGATCCGGCTCTCGGTCGGGCTCGAGGATCCCGAGGACATCGTGGCCGATATCGCCCAGGCGCTTCGCGCCTCGCAGAAGGGCTGA
- a CDS encoding DUF1192 domain-containing protein — MDPEELEPRKAAPKLRDLEPLSVAELEGYIDELKGEIRRVEAKIAAKRSHLGAAAAFFKKP, encoded by the coding sequence ATGGATCCCGAAGAGCTGGAACCCCGCAAGGCAGCCCCGAAGCTGCGCGATCTCGAACCGCTCTCGGTCGCCGAGCTCGAAGGCTATATCGACGAGCTCAAGGGCGAGATCCGCCGCGTCGAGGCCAAGATCGCCGCCAAGCGCAGCCACCTCGGCGCCGCGGCGGCTTTCTTCAAGAAACCCTGA
- a CDS encoding NAD(P)H-quinone oxidoreductase has protein sequence MTVALPAEMTAIAIPTPGGPEALVPQRRSMPKPGVGELLIKVAAAGVNRPDVLQRQGNYAPPPGATDIPGLEIAGEVVASGGEAGPWKIGDKLCALVAGGGYAEYCAVPAPQCLPVPRGLDLIQAAAIPETFFTVWTNVFERGALKPGEVFLVHGGSSGIGTTAIQLAAQLGSRVIATAGGADKAAACRSLGAERAVDYRAEDFVAAAMEMTEGRGVNVILDMVGGDYFARNLKCLAMEGRIVQIAFLKGSKVELDLAPLMMKRQTLTGSTLRPRSVAEKGAIANALKDRVWPLIEAGRVQPILYKTFPLAEAAAAHRLMESSAHIGKIVLTV, from the coding sequence ATGACCGTCGCGCTGCCCGCCGAGATGACCGCCATTGCCATTCCGACGCCAGGCGGGCCCGAAGCCCTGGTGCCGCAGCGCCGGTCGATGCCGAAGCCGGGCGTGGGCGAGCTGTTAATCAAGGTTGCCGCCGCCGGGGTGAACCGGCCCGATGTGCTGCAGCGCCAGGGCAATTACGCGCCGCCGCCCGGCGCCACCGACATCCCGGGGCTCGAGATCGCGGGCGAGGTGGTGGCGAGCGGCGGCGAGGCCGGCCCCTGGAAGATCGGCGACAAGCTCTGCGCGCTCGTTGCCGGCGGCGGCTATGCCGAGTATTGCGCGGTGCCGGCGCCGCAATGCCTGCCGGTCCCGCGCGGGCTGGATCTGATCCAGGCGGCGGCCATTCCCGAAACCTTCTTCACCGTCTGGACCAATGTGTTCGAGCGCGGCGCCCTCAAGCCCGGCGAGGTGTTCCTCGTCCATGGCGGCAGCAGCGGCATCGGCACCACCGCGATCCAACTGGCAGCCCAATTGGGCTCGCGCGTGATCGCGACCGCGGGCGGCGCCGACAAGGCCGCGGCCTGCCGCTCCCTGGGCGCCGAACGCGCCGTCGATTACCGCGCCGAGGACTTCGTCGCGGCGGCGATGGAGATGACCGAGGGCAGGGGCGTCAATGTCATCCTCGACATGGTCGGCGGCGATTATTTCGCGCGGAACCTGAAATGCCTGGCGATGGAGGGCCGCATCGTCCAGATCGCCTTCCTCAAAGGCAGCAAAGTCGAGCTCGACCTCGCGCCCCTGATGATGAAGCGCCAGACCCTGACCGGCTCGACGCTGCGGCCGCGCTCGGTCGCCGAGAAGGGCGCCATCGCCAACGCTCTGAAAGACCGGGTCTGGCCGCTGATCGAGGCCGGCCGCGTCCAGCCGATCCTCTACAAGACCTTCCCGCTGGCGGAGGCCGCGGCGGCCCACCGGCTGATGGAATCGAGCGCCCATATCGGCAAGATCGTGCTGACGGTCTGA
- a CDS encoding DUF1013 domain-containing protein, which yields MARLLMPKATAVWLVENTALSFEQIAEFCSLHPLEVQGIADGEVAIGIVGLDPVANGQVTMDEIERAQKDPTLHLKLLRQNIPQPLPRTKGPRYTPVSKRQDKPDAVAWLVRHHPELGDAAIARLIGTTKSTIAAVRDRTHWNSSNLKPRDPVLLGLCTQTDLNAAVARARKALGKPPEGDTPPAPVPETPAEPTTETKDRSMLGGFDIAAFMQKSGGSSGS from the coding sequence ATGGCCCGTCTGCTGATGCCCAAGGCAACCGCCGTATGGCTGGTGGAGAACACCGCGCTGAGCTTCGAGCAGATCGCCGAGTTCTGCAGCCTGCATCCGCTCGAGGTCCAGGGCATCGCGGATGGCGAGGTCGCGATCGGCATTGTCGGGCTCGACCCCGTCGCCAACGGCCAGGTCACGATGGACGAGATCGAGCGCGCGCAGAAGGATCCGACGCTGCATCTGAAGCTGCTGCGCCAGAACATCCCGCAGCCGCTGCCGCGCACCAAGGGCCCGCGCTACACGCCGGTCTCCAAGCGCCAGGACAAGCCCGATGCGGTGGCCTGGCTGGTTCGCCATCACCCCGAGCTGGGCGATGCCGCGATCGCGCGCCTGATCGGCACCACCAAGAGCACGATCGCGGCGGTGCGCGACCGCACCCACTGGAACTCGTCGAACCTGAAGCCGCGCGATCCGGTGCTGCTCGGGCTCTGCACCCAGACCGACCTGAACGCCGCCGTCGCCCGCGCGCGCAAGGCGCTCGGCAAGCCGCCCGAAGGCGACACGCCGCCGGCGCCCGTGCCGGAGACACCGGCCGAGCCCACGACCGAGACCAAGGACCGCTCGATGCTCGGCGGCTTCGACATCGCCGCCTTCATGCAGAAGTCGGGCGGCTCGTCGGGATCGTAA
- a CDS encoding hemerythrin domain-containing protein, with protein sequence MTFEIPRPLKIEHEELHAELAKATKAGGQTGEAAKAVAKVLHPHFVKEEEYALPPLGLLVPLSQGKVEKGMAAALKMTDRLEVELPGMLAEHKAIVAALGHLVDAARAENKPDVAQFAEKLILHAQAEEQVSYPTALLVGRYLKAKLAAA encoded by the coding sequence ATGACGTTCGAGATTCCTCGCCCTCTCAAAATCGAGCATGAAGAACTGCATGCAGAACTGGCGAAGGCCACCAAGGCGGGAGGCCAGACGGGAGAGGCTGCCAAGGCGGTTGCAAAAGTCCTGCATCCTCACTTCGTGAAGGAGGAGGAATACGCTTTGCCTCCCCTCGGTCTTTTGGTGCCGCTGTCTCAAGGCAAGGTCGAGAAAGGAATGGCTGCAGCGCTCAAGATGACCGACAGGCTCGAAGTCGAGTTGCCCGGGATGTTGGCCGAGCACAAGGCGATCGTCGCGGCATTGGGACATCTCGTCGATGCCGCGAGGGCCGAGAACAAGCCGGATGTCGCGCAGTTTGCCGAGAAGCTGATCCTGCACGCTCAGGCAGAGGAGCAGGTCTCCTACCCGACGGCGCTGCTGGTCGGCCGCTATCTCAAAGCCAAGCTGGCGGCGGCCTGA
- a CDS encoding GNAT family N-acetyltransferase has product MRAAVPADGDAIAALLHEAFASYDGKLQPRPGALSETGPGIAAALVKGAGSVAEAGGLLVGSVLWHPEGEGFYLGRLAVRPGWRRRGIARALVGSVIAAAQGARVRQVTLNVRILLPDNIAFFESMGFAPIAARAHPGMDHPTYYVMIRSLD; this is encoded by the coding sequence TTGCGCGCTGCGGTGCCTGCGGATGGCGACGCGATCGCAGCGCTGCTGCACGAGGCCTTCGCGTCCTATGACGGAAAGCTCCAGCCCCGGCCCGGCGCCTTGTCGGAGACGGGCCCCGGCATCGCGGCGGCGCTGGTAAAAGGGGCGGGCAGCGTCGCGGAGGCCGGCGGTCTTCTGGTCGGCTCCGTGCTCTGGCATCCGGAAGGCGAGGGTTTCTATCTCGGCCGGCTCGCGGTCAGGCCAGGCTGGCGGCGTCGCGGTATCGCGCGCGCCCTGGTCGGCTCGGTCATCGCCGCGGCGCAAGGCGCGCGCGTCCGCCAAGTGACGCTCAATGTGCGCATTCTGCTGCCTGACAACATTGCGTTCTTTGAAAGCATGGGCTTCGCGCCCATCGCGGCCCGCGCCCATCCGGGCATGGATCACCCGACCTACTATGTGATGATCCGCTCGCTCGATTGA